The Nonlabens spongiae genome contains a region encoding:
- the tyrS gene encoding tyrosine--tRNA ligase, with amino-acid sequence MAYNFVEELRWRGMIHDIMPETEELLKNEVVTGYIGFDPTADSLHIGSMVQIILLMHLQKSGHRPIALVGGATGMIGDPSGKSAERNLLTQDILDKNIQGVKKVLSRFIDFEGGEKENRALLVNNYDWMKDFSLIDFARDIGKHITVNYMMAKDSVKKRVAGEGEGMSFTEFTYQLFQGYDFLHLYEKENCKLQIGGSDQWGNITTGTELIRRKVQGKAYALTTPLITKADGTKFGKTEQGNIWLDADKTSVYRFYQFWFNATDEDAKNFIKVFTFLDKETVEELIKTHQEAPGRRQLQKKLAEEVTVMVHGREAFDNAVEASSILFSKKVSPEQWSKMDAETLLDIFEGVPQTEIDRSIVEEGQDIVTFCNETTGFLKSNAEVRRALKENSLSVNKNKIDADKMITADDIIAGSFVLLQRGKRSYFLVVLK; translated from the coding sequence ATGGCCTATAATTTTGTAGAAGAGTTGAGATGGAGAGGTATGATTCACGATATCATGCCAGAGACTGAGGAATTGCTTAAAAATGAGGTAGTGACGGGCTATATAGGTTTTGATCCTACGGCTGACTCCCTGCACATAGGGAGCATGGTTCAGATCATTTTGTTGATGCATCTACAAAAATCTGGGCATCGTCCCATCGCTCTTGTGGGTGGTGCTACCGGTATGATAGGTGATCCCAGCGGTAAGAGCGCAGAGCGCAACTTGCTTACTCAAGATATTTTAGACAAGAACATACAAGGTGTCAAAAAGGTTTTGAGCAGATTCATCGACTTTGAAGGTGGTGAGAAGGAAAATCGAGCTTTGCTAGTGAACAATTATGACTGGATGAAAGATTTCAGCTTGATAGACTTTGCACGCGATATAGGTAAGCACATCACAGTAAATTACATGATGGCCAAGGACTCGGTAAAAAAGCGTGTTGCCGGTGAAGGAGAAGGCATGAGCTTTACAGAGTTCACCTACCAGCTCTTTCAAGGTTATGATTTCTTGCACCTTTATGAGAAGGAAAACTGTAAACTTCAAATAGGCGGTAGCGACCAGTGGGGAAATATTACTACGGGTACCGAATTGATCAGGAGAAAAGTGCAGGGTAAAGCTTATGCACTAACCACACCATTGATCACAAAGGCAGATGGGACTAAGTTTGGTAAAACTGAACAAGGAAACATCTGGCTGGATGCCGATAAAACAAGTGTCTATAGATTTTACCAGTTTTGGTTCAACGCTACGGATGAAGATGCTAAGAACTTCATTAAAGTGTTTACTTTCCTAGATAAAGAAACAGTTGAAGAGCTGATTAAAACCCACCAAGAAGCTCCAGGAAGACGCCAACTGCAGAAAAAGCTTGCTGAAGAGGTAACCGTGATGGTACACGGTAGAGAAGCTTTTGACAATGCAGTTGAAGCCTCATCTATATTATTCTCTAAAAAAGTAAGTCCTGAGCAATGGAGTAAAATGGATGCAGAGACCTTATTAGATATTTTTGAAGGAGTACCACAAACTGAAATTGATCGCAGTATTGTAGAAGAAGGTCAAGACATTGTTACGTTTTGCAACGAGACCACCGGCTTTTTAAAATCAAATGCTGAGGTACGCCGCGCGTTAAAGGAAAACAGTTTGAGCGTCAATAAAAATAAGATCGATGCAGATAAGATGATTACAGCTGATGATATCATTGCTGGGAGTTTTGTACTTCTCCAGCGAGGAAAACGATCTTATTTTCTGGTGGTTCTAAAATAA
- a CDS encoding NAD-dependent epimerase/dehydratase family protein, translating into MVLITGATGLVGSHLLYRFRESATTTIALYREKESIDKTRQVFESYDPSHSKLVDDFIWKKADILDLPALEGAFKGVRHVYHCAATLSASSFHVMKRINITGTENVINVALAHGVEKFCHVSSIAALGEPVGDRATTEEDFFNLDGINTDYAISKYGAEMEAWRATQEGMDVVIVNPGVILGEGNWNEGSGQLFEKSFKGNRFYTSGSSGFVDVRDVVKVMHQLMNADITNERFILVSENLSYKKLLSAIAVSFGKKTPSIRLGKVVLYFVSVISYIGYILGLNKKFKISVIHSLISKTNYDNSKILQFLEEDFTPLDRSIDRISSYYKAKRLP; encoded by the coding sequence ATGGTTTTAATAACTGGGGCAACAGGCCTGGTCGGGTCTCATTTATTGTATCGCTTTCGCGAAAGCGCAACCACCACCATCGCGCTATACCGAGAAAAGGAAAGCATAGACAAAACAAGACAGGTCTTTGAAAGCTATGATCCCAGCCACAGTAAACTGGTCGATGACTTCATCTGGAAAAAGGCTGATATTCTGGACCTACCAGCGCTAGAAGGTGCTTTTAAGGGTGTGAGACACGTCTATCACTGTGCAGCAACGTTAAGTGCTTCTTCTTTTCATGTGATGAAACGCATAAATATCACCGGAACTGAAAATGTAATCAATGTTGCGCTGGCACATGGAGTTGAAAAATTCTGTCATGTGAGTAGTATCGCGGCATTAGGAGAACCTGTGGGAGATCGCGCAACAACTGAAGAAGATTTTTTTAATCTTGATGGTATTAATACAGATTATGCGATCTCAAAATATGGCGCTGAGATGGAAGCATGGCGTGCGACTCAGGAGGGAATGGATGTAGTGATAGTCAACCCTGGAGTTATTCTAGGGGAAGGCAACTGGAATGAGGGTTCTGGACAGCTATTTGAAAAGTCTTTCAAAGGAAATAGATTTTACACCTCAGGAAGTAGTGGCTTTGTAGACGTGAGAGATGTGGTAAAAGTCATGCATCAACTTATGAATGCAGATATCACAAATGAGCGATTCATACTTGTTTCTGAAAACCTATCATACAAGAAATTATTGAGCGCTATTGCGGTATCTTTTGGGAAGAAAACTCCCTCTATCAGGCTAGGTAAAGTAGTTCTTTACTTTGTTTCTGTAATAAGTTATATAGGTTATATCCTAGGACTCAACAAAAAATTCAAGATCTCAGTGATTCATAGTTTGATATCAAAAACCAATTACGACAACAGTAAAATTCTTCAATTTCTGGAAGAAGATTTCACACCTCTGGATCGAAGTATCGATCGCATCTCAAGCTATTATAAAGCTAAGCGTCTACCTTAA
- a CDS encoding LuxE/PaaK family acyltransferase: MQFPIFEIASDREFQKLALDIYKYQRDHNPIYDTYCSHLNVGSIDSLEQIPFLPISFFKKFKISTETDTVEKEFTSSGTTGSNTSTHYLTNLSVYDQSLDVSFRSFYGNHEDYVVLALLPHYLERTGSSLVYMAQRWIDKSTNAHSGFYLDELSTLSRKLNLLKSSSKKIILIGVTFALLELAEKFPSDVSNLTIIETGGMKGLRKEIVKQELHGILRKSFPNAQIQSEYGMTELLSQAYAFNGLHFTTPSWMKVVARDTNDPLQIIDHGKTGGLNVIDLANYNSCPFVATQDLCKTHKSGTFEVLGRFDQSDVRGCNLMAVPS, encoded by the coding sequence TTGCAATTTCCCATTTTTGAAATAGCTAGTGATCGTGAGTTTCAAAAACTAGCGCTTGATATCTATAAATATCAACGGGATCACAATCCTATCTACGACACCTACTGTTCCCATTTAAATGTGGGTAGTATCGATAGTCTGGAGCAAATACCTTTCTTACCTATTTCCTTTTTCAAAAAGTTCAAGATCTCAACAGAGACAGATACGGTCGAAAAAGAATTTACCAGTAGCGGTACGACTGGGAGCAACACCTCAACACATTATCTTACAAATTTATCCGTTTATGATCAGAGTCTTGACGTGAGTTTCAGATCATTTTATGGAAACCATGAGGATTATGTTGTTTTGGCATTATTACCACATTATTTAGAGCGAACCGGCTCTTCACTGGTTTACATGGCACAACGCTGGATCGATAAAAGCACAAATGCACACAGTGGATTTTATCTGGATGAGTTGTCTACGCTTTCGCGAAAGCTGAACCTTCTAAAATCATCTTCAAAAAAAATCATCCTCATAGGCGTGACCTTTGCCTTACTAGAGCTCGCCGAAAAATTCCCAAGCGACGTCAGTAACCTCACGATTATTGAAACTGGTGGTATGAAAGGCTTGCGCAAAGAGATCGTGAAGCAAGAACTTCACGGCATACTGAGAAAATCTTTTCCCAATGCCCAAATTCAAAGTGAATACGGTATGACGGAGCTACTTTCTCAAGCCTATGCGTTTAATGGGTTACACTTTACAACACCATCCTGGATGAAAGTGGTCGCAAGAGATACAAACGACCCTCTACAAATCATAGATCATGGCAAAACGGGAGGATTAAACGTAATCGATCTAGCAAATTATAACTCATGCCCCTTTGTCGCTACACAAGATCTATGTAAAACCCACAAAAGCGGAACTTTTGAGGTCTTGGGACGCTTTGACCAGTCTGACGTGAGAGGTTGTAACTTGATGGCCGTACCTAGCTGA